The genomic DNA TATTGAAAGTGGGGGCGTGGCAATTAGCAGTGGGTGTTGAATGGGACTGTAAAGTCCCCCAAAACAAAATGTTCATAATTCCAGTTTATTATGTGCTTTGTTATTTAAGTTATTTAGATAACATAAATAGCACAACTCTTATATATGCTTAATCGTGTACTAAACTGAAATATGTGTGCATCGCCATCTTTATTAAGGGACAATGTAGCCTGTGCAAGTATGATAACTTCCAACGAACTAAATTACATATTTGATGTCCAAATGTAAATGCCCATTTCAAAGATATTACACTGAATTGTGTAGGTTGTTTTGAAGTCAAAACGCACGTTTATCTAAGTCCAATGTGCATTAATTGATAGCGGTTCTATACCAGTCGCCATGTTTGTTTTGGGTGACGCCAAATGCTGTTTTCCTCCCCTTTTGGTTGTCAAGAAGATGGCAGCTTCCAGGCAGGCATGAGAGGGAATACTTCTTCACAAATCGAAGGAATTTGTGCTAGTAATTCATGAGTAGACACCCAAATCGTCTTATTGGAAATAGTACACCGAAAGAAGTAAGTAATATGTCTTATGGATGTCAGATTTTGTAAATATAGGTGTTTTGTTTTGCGAACTGTACGGCCATTTTTCTTGAGGGAGCTTAAAAGTAGGCCGATTTTCGAAAAGATGGCTGATTCCAGAGACGGCATGATAAATAACAACACTTTATTTGAAATGTTACATATTGAATTACATTACACTGGCTATATAATGCATTTATATTTATCAAACTATTGTATGCAATTGGTAAAGGACGCTGTGCTAATAAGCCTGCCATGCTAACATTGTGAGTTTGCTGGCTACGATAGTCCATTAGCCATAACTCTGTAGTGCATGCGCGGGTTTCTAATTGATGTGTTGTGAAAGTTTCAGATTTCACGTGGTATTGTGCATCTGAGAAGTTACATTCGATTCCACTTGAAAGATGTATACAATTGTAATGCAAAGCAGAAGCGGCGATAGATTGAATGAATGTGACAAATATGGCGATTCCCAGAGAAGCGTGAAAAATCGCAATCCACAAACGGGTCTAATTGCAAATGCTTTTCGTGTATTATTAGTGGTACACTTGATCCACATATTTAGTAATATGACTGTAGTGGGATATGGCTAGTACACCTGCTTGTTGAAGCAGTAGGTTAAAGCTTAATTTAACACACGTATGTCTTTCATTTGTCTTCTCTTCCGCCATTTTTCAGACTGGCGGAGGTTTGTTTGGTTGTTATACAAGATGGCGGCTCCCATAGTGGCACTTTAGGGTTGCTTCAAAGCTTTAACTGCAAGATGCAAACGTATAAAAAAATTCTAAGGACGCGCAATATAACTTCTATGCTTTGAGTTGTGATGTcgaatacattttatatttagaGTGAGTAGCTATTAGGTGTATCATAATTCATTATTATAATTGCCGGCTTTTTGCGAAACGTCAGGAAAATGGCGACTTCCCTGGAGTTTACAATTAcaatattatttttttcaaatGCACGCTATCAATGCATCGGGTTTGAGCCCAACATTCGATTGCACCTGCAGTTTTCACTCTGCACAATTTGTCATAGTTTTATCCTCACTTCGCAAGTATCAATAGACTTGATCAGAACTTGTCATCAATCTTGCTTTGGagttcttgttttttttgtttaaacAACCCTTTTTTTCCCTGAAGAGGACATGACTGGTTCAGCTCTACAGCCACGATGGAAGCGGGTGCTGGGATGGTCTGGCCCTGTCCCTCGGCCCAGACATGGTCACAGAGCCGTTGCTATAAAGGAATTGATGGTTGTTTTTGGAGGAGGAAATGAAGGAATTGTGGATGAGTTGCATGTCTACAACACAGGTAAGATAACTTCACCATGCAGCCGAATCTGCATATTGCCAACTCTCTATACACTAATTTATTTGATATTAGCAATTACTGTAGGAGATGCGTCATTCTACTAtacttttttcttcttctaatcCGATGGCCCCTCTATATGTTGCATTCGCCCGCTGTTGTCAGCAGCCTGTTTTGTGTAGTGTGCTGGAGATCAGATTTAGAGAAATGTAGTCTGACATTACCTGACAAACTGTCGCCGCCTGGTGGCAAAGAACGGAAAGCGCACAAATGAAAATGGCGCGCTAAAATAAAATGGACGACAGGAGCACTGTTTTGAACACTCAATTATTGGATGCACTCAATTTCTGTTCACTTTACTGTACTGATATTGTCCCGAGTTACAAATGTAgttatttcaacattttgttcCAAAGAAACACTTATGTAGTCAACATGCACAGTTATaagtgttttattattattattattatatgttaCGTTTTTGAGAGCGCAATAACGTTGCAGTTGAAATTTCAGTTGACGTTTTTAAACTTTGGGTTATGCAGATAAGAGTACAATGCATAGAACATACACTTCTCATGTGACACTTTCAAACAAGAAGATGCAGGCTACGTTTGTCAGAGATGCTTGGAACATGCTCGAGTAAATATTTACTCAAAAGAGCATTTGCTTCACATCATAGGCCTACCCAGCACTTGACCACCCAACAATGTCTACCTGTCTATACACAGACTAACCTCTATTTATTTAATCTAGCAACAAACCAATGGTTTATCCCTGCGGTTCGTGGTGATATTCCCCCTGGATGTGCTGCATATGGTTTTGTTTGTGATGGCACCCGGCTTCTGGTGTTTGGTGGAATGGTGGAATATGGAAAATACAGCAATGATCTCTATGAGCTACAGGTAATGGAATGCTTACACCACATTCTTGCTATAACAGTGGTAGAGCTAAAGCCAGGGGTAAATGGCTGTCTTTAAGTACTTATAAATAGATTATGATTAATGGATTACAGCATGCTATCATCTTTTGCATATGCTTTTTTTTGTTCAGGCCAGCAGATGGGAATGGAAAAAGTTGAAAGCTAAGACTCACAAAAATGGCCCGCCTCCCTGTCCTCGACTTGGCCACAGTTTCTCGCTGGTGGGTAACAAGTGCTACTTGTTTGGAGGACTGGCTAATGACAGCGAGGACCCCAAAAACAACATCCCCAGGTACAGATGCCTTAAGAAGGAGATGTGAAATGTGACCAGTGGGGTAATGGGATAACTGATGCTGTGGAATGGAAGCAAACAGAGATTTTGTAGTAAGCAATTCGAAATACTTTCTGACTGAAATCTCTATTTTGTAACTAGATACCTGAATGATCTGTACACCCTGGAGCTTCGTGCTGGCTCCAGTGTTGTGGGCTGGGATATACCAATTACTTATGGTGTTTTGCCACCTCCTCGCGAGAGCCACACTGCCGTAGTGTACACAGAAAAGGACAGCAAGAAATCTCGCCTGATCATCTATGGAGGGATGAGTGGCTGTCGTCTGGGAGATCTATGGACACTTGACATCGGTAGGCTCCTGAGTTAACAGTATTACCATATTATTGTATATAATCACTCTTTGTCTCTTATTTGCATAAATCAGTCTAGTCAGTGTATTATCTAAATTATCCTGCTCTGTCTGCAGACACCCTGACCTGGACTAAGCCATCAGTGAATGGCACAGCACCTCTGCCCAGGAGTCTTCACTCTGCCACCACCATCACAAACAAGTGAGAGCTCCCTGAATACCTGTTGAAATTATAAAAATTATATTATGATCATTTAGATCTCTGGAATAACAATTGGTTAAATCTCTCGGCAGTAGCCTATTTTTGATGACTGCTTGATTCTCATCTCTTTGTCTACCTCATTGCAGGATGTTTGTGTTTGGGGGATGGGTTCCCCTGGTTATGGATGATGTGAAGGTGGCCACACATGAGAAGGAATGGAAGTGCACAAACACACTGGCCTGCCTAAATCTTGGTTCGTCTCTCTGTTTTCAGTTATTGGTGCTACTACTTGCATCAAACCTTACACACTGATTGTTTCTCTAGATTTGATTTGTGTATTATGAATTGATCGACTCCAACAAACTCAGTCTGAGTGAACATTCATTGGTAAATGGCAGTGTCACCTGGTGGTCAAGTTATATTACTGTCAAAAAATCAAATGTAAACCTCATGTTTCTTTTTACCCCAGACTCCATGGCCTGGGAATCAGTGGTGATGGATACTCTGGAGGACAATATCCCAAGGGCCCGGGCAGGACATTGCTCTGTGGCCATCAACTCTAGGTTGTATGTCTGGAGTGGCCGTGACGGTTACCGTAAAGCATGGAACAACCAAGTCTGCTGTAAAGACCTCTGGTACCTTGAAACAGGTGAGTCAACTCCTATTTGCTCATTTACTCTGGTAAAGCAAGCCCACAGTATTTGCTCAACTGTGCTCTTGGTGAGGCTTTCTCTGCTTCTGTTGATTGCTTATAAGAAATGTGACCATTTTATGTTTTGGTTACAGAGAGGCCACACGCTCCCTCGAGAGTGCAGCTAGTCCGTGCCAACACCAACTCCCTGGAGGTAAGCTGGGGCGCTGTGTCCACTGCAGACACCTATCTGCTGCAGCTACAAAAGTACGACATTCCTGCCGCCACTGCTGTGACCTCGCCGGCCCTCAATGCCGCCACCTCTCTGCAAGGGAACTTGCCTAAGGGCCCAGCCACAGCTTCTCCCTCTGCTCAGAACCTACCACACACAGGTATCACTATTGTGCCCCAGGCTTCTTCCCCTACAATCCTTCCCAACATTCCCAGAAGCCCGCTGGCTGCCTCCACAGCTCATGGGCCAGGTAAAACCATGGATGTCCTACTTGTTAACTGGAGGTTGTTTGTACCATTTTATGGACAATTGTCACAGTTTTCATTGTTCATCTTTACAGCCCATTGTATTTTGATAACCGTATACCAAGTGGTATGTAAAAAGCAGACCTCGAAGGCTCTATATACTGAGCAggttttctgttgttttgacAGCTATCTTGAAGGTTGCAGCGCCTCCGTCTGGCACGGGTACCTCCCTTGTCACTGTGCGACCCAACCAGGCTGGGAAATCCCCTGTCACTGTGACATCACTTCTTCCAGGAGTTCGCATGGTTGTTCCTGCCCAGACCGCCCAAGGAACAGTATGGACAATTGTGAAATGGTTTTGTTATTCAAGGATAAAAAGTTGTCTCGAGAGTAATGCCAAGAGTATTGTCTCACTCAGGACTGTTTGGTTTTTCTTTTAGCCAGTCGGCAGTAGCCCTCAGATGAGTGGCATGGCAGCTTTGGCTGCAGCTGCAGCAGCCACACAGAAGATCCCACCCTCTTCAAGCACTGTACTCAACATTCCAGCAGGTGCCACCCTTGTCAAAACCATGGCTGGCTCCACCACAGTCAAAATGGCATCTCCTCTCATGGTAAGACCCTCTCATGGCAAGACTCATCAAAtatatctgtaaaaaaaaaatgaaatgggtTTGTCAGGTAGTCTCTGTCATGGCCCAGTTTAGAATTTACACCCGTAACACAGTTTGTATTTTCTACTTCCAGGTTAGTAACCCAGCCACTCGCATGCTGAAGACAGCTGCAGCTCAGGTGGGCACAGCGACCGTATCGTCATCCAACTCGCCCAACAGACCTATCATCACTGTGCACAAGTCGGGCACGGTTACCGTAGCACAGCAACACCAGGTGGTTACCACCATGGTGGGAGGAGTCACCAAGACCATCACCCTGGTCAAGAGCCCCCTCACAATGGGAGGCAGCGGCACTTTGGTGAGAGAACTAGACAGTCTTACAGGACACGGAGGGGAGGGAATACAGGCAGAAGGTTGTGAAAAATGTCTCTCCTTATACAAGATCTCGCTCCTTAAGAATTTGATATGCATGCTGTGAACTGAGAAATAGTTTCACACTTTGgctagttttttgttgttgtcccccACACGTATCAGATTAATCTTATATGGCCTAGGCATGAACCCGTGATAGAAGATGTGGCTGTGTAAACCTCCAAGATAAGGAACAGCTTGAGTTCATAGATCTGCACGACTGTCAGGGTCAGTTAGATTGGCTGTACTCACAGTTCAGCCGTACTCCGTTCAGTTGTCCACATGACACTGATCTCCTGGCGCCAAATACTGTGATGTTTTCTGGTGACTCATAAACTTGAGTCTCTCTCCTATGTCAGCAGATCTCCAACCTTGGCAAGATGATGTCTGTGGTACAAACCAAGCCAGTGCAGACATCGGCTGTTACAGGCCAGGCTTCCACTAACCCTCTCACACAGCTCATACAGGTCAGCTATCTGcatgagagcaggaggaggaggtagcTAAAACTCCAGGGGCAGGCTCAGCCTGCTTTCAGTTGATCATGTTCATAATCCACTTTGTCTCCCGTAGACCAAGGGTTCTCTCCCTGCCGGCACCATACTGAAGCTGGTGACCTCAGCGGACGGCAagcccaccaccatcatcaccacatcCCAGGCGGGAGGAACCGGGAACAAACCCACCATCCTGAACATCAGCGGCATGTCGCCCACCACAACCAAACAGGGTACCACCATCATCAAGACCATCCCTATGTCTGCTATTATGACCCAGCCTGGAGCCACAGGTCAGAACCCACTGGCTTCATGTTTCAGGGACAATTCAGCACAATACAAGAGGACCATATGCTGACAGTTTGTTTTGTTGCTAACAGTGACCAGCAGCACAGGGAAGACGCCCTATACCATCATCAGCACCAAGATGATGACCACTGGCACTCCAGGCAAAATCATCACTACCATGCCCAAGCTTGGTACTGCAACTGGCCAGCAAGGGCTGACACAGGTACCTCACAGAAATGATGACCCTTACAACCTCTTGTAGAATATGCATATATGATATGTTTATGCATAATATTTATAGGCTATGTAAAACAATTTGAGATGTTTCAGTTTTGACATTGGTGCctttttttacttttaaatgtCACATGGCATTTTATATTTAGTTACAATTGATAAATATCATACGGCTAAGTACAGCAGTGTTTGGAGCAGTTGAAATGCATGCATACCTCTGGGGACTATATTTTAATCTTCTCTGATGATTAGTGCTACCAATAGCTGTATCAAATGTCTTGCCCCAGTGGAAGAGTgtaatagtgccccctagcttctcaattatattattttaCCTCCCCCTTGGTTTTTATAGGTGGTTTTGAAGGGAGCCCCGGGCCAACCTGGCACCATTCTGCACACTGTACCCATGGGTGGAGTCAGACTCGTCACCCCGGTCACGATGTCTTCTGTCAAGCCCAATATAACTACACTGGTCGTCAAGGGAACAACTGGTATGGATAACATTTTCATAATTACAAACAGGTGCTGTCTGTTCAATTCATAAGTATGCGGCTAAAAACAAAATCACGCATAGTTCCAGCTGTCTGCCCCTTGTTGAGTTAGTACTTTGTTCGTTCCCCTAGGTGTCACCACCCTGGGGACTGTCACAGGGACAGTCTCCTCCAGTCTGGCAGGGAGCATTGTAGCCAGTGCCAATGCCTCTCTGGCAACTCCAATCACCACCCTTGGCACCATCGCCACCCTGTCCAGCCAAGTTATCAACCCCACTGCCATCACTGTGTCAGCAGCCCAGACCAGTCTGACCACAGCTACTACCCTTTCCGCTTCCACCATGGTAAGCCGACTGTGCTATTCTTTAATACAGATATGTAGCTATAGCTCCAATTATGTTCTTGAGAATTGGGACATGAAATGTCATGCTGTACAATGTGGAGAACTTTTTGATTGGGTTTTCTCCATCATAATCAATACCTGATGTGCTCTCATTGCAGTCAGCAAACCAGCCTACCCAGGTGACTCTCATCACCACCCCCAGCGGGGTTGAGGCCCAGCCAGTGCAGGACCTGCCTGTGTCCTTCCTGGCCTCCCCCACCTCTGAGCAGCCCTCTTCCACTGAGGTCGGGGATGTCCCTGGCACTGTCACCATGGTCTGCTCCAACCCCCCCTGTGAGACCCACGAAACAGGAACCACCAACACCGCAACCACAGCCTCCTCCGATATAGGTGGGGTGCAGAGGGTCTGCTCCAACCCCCCCTGTGAGACCCACGAGACGGGCACCACCAACACCACAACGACCGCCTCCACCAACATGGGCGGGGCAATGAGGGTGTGTACAAGCCCTCCATCAGAGACCCACGAGATGGGCACCACTAACACCTCAACCATCACCCACTCCATCATGGGGTCTAACCAAATGGGCACTG from Oncorhynchus clarkii lewisi isolate Uvic-CL-2024 chromosome 7, UVic_Ocla_1.0, whole genome shotgun sequence includes the following:
- the LOC139413363 gene encoding host cell factor 1-like isoform X4, giving the protein MTGSALQPRWKRVLGWSGPVPRPRHGHRAVAIKELMVVFGGGNEGIVDELHVYNTATNQWFIPAVRGDIPPGCAAYGFVCDGTRLLVFGGMVEYGKYSNDLYELQASRWEWKKLKAKTHKNGPPPCPRLGHSFSLVGNKCYLFGGLANDSEDPKNNIPRYLNDLYTLELRAGSSVVGWDIPITYGVLPPPRESHTAVVYTEKDSKKSRLIIYGGMSGCRLGDLWTLDIDTLTWTKPSVNGTAPLPRSLHSATTITNKMFVFGGWVPLVMDDVKVATHEKEWKCTNTLACLNLDSMAWESVVMDTLEDNIPRARAGHCSVAINSRLYVWSGRDGYRKAWNNQVCCKDLWYLETERPHAPSRVQLVRANTNSLEVSWGAVSTADTYLLQLQKYDIPAATAVTSPALNAATSLQGNLPKGPATASPSAQNLPHTGITIVPQASSPTILPNIPRSPLAASTAHGPAILKVAAPPSGTGTSLVTVRPNQAGKSPVTVTSLLPGVRMVVPAQTAQGTPVGSSPQMSGMAALAAAAAATQKIPPSSSTVLNIPAGATLVKTMAGSTTVKMASPLMVSNPATRMLKTAAAQVGTATVSSSNSPNRPIITVHKSGTVTVAQQHQVVTTMVGGVTKTITLVKSPLTMGGSGTLQISNLGKMMSVVQTKPVQTSAVTGQASTNPLTQLIQTKGSLPAGTILKLVTSADGKPTTIITTSQAGGTGNKPTILNISGMSPTTTKQGTTIIKTIPMSAIMTQPGATVTSSTGKTPYTIISTKMMTTGTPGKIITTMPKLGTATGQQGLTQVVLKGAPGQPGTILHTVPMGGVRLVTPVTMSSVKPNITTLVVKGTTGVTTLGTVTGTVSSSLAGSIVASANASLATPITTLGTIATLSSQVINPTAITVSAAQTSLTTATTLSASTMSANQPTQVTLITTPSGVEAQPVQDLPVSFLASPTSEQPSSTEVGDVPGTVTMVCSNPPCETHETGTTNTATTASSDIGGVQRVCSNPPCETHETGTTNTTTTASTNMGGAMRTTTSSSPGTATGNQGPENLSTGTTFTPTTACSNMGSAQTGTVQSPKPAVGSTMCLNPPCETHETGTTNTATQSLSSMGNGQTGTVQRVCSNPPCETHETGTTSTPSQASSNMAGNQTGTAQRVCSNPPCETHETGTTNTATTATDGADSATSSTETPSTTASETTPATIQSRAITTVTQSTPAPGPSVPSILSITEGAAGSTEEPMQTDAATEGGETAMETGLSPELSEGQMGTGLSAEELAVTAAAEAAAQAAATEEAQALAIQAVLQAAQQAVMNKGDSGSTGQQAITIPIVLTQQELAALVQQQHQLQEAQAQAQAQAQAQAQAQQQGNVQALPTEGLAPADSLNDPASESNGHPSVASLLPRTSTETLAPSSTFSVASPAKLQAAVAEVANGIEGGKLNPQPAPIKTLVKKENQWFDVGIVKVTNMVVTHFFIPEDDSQVEDDSGAIPDYNQMKKMELQPGTAYKFRVAGINACGRGFFSEISAFKTCLPGFPGAPCAIKISKSPDGAHLTWEPPSVTSGKIIEYSVYLAIQSTQTAEPKASTPAQLAFMRVYCGPNPSCLVQSSSLSNAHIDYTTKPAIIFRIAARNEKGYGPATQVRWLQESSKDGASAKLAPKRPVSSPDAKAAGQKKARTDP
- the LOC139413363 gene encoding host cell factor 1-like isoform X6 produces the protein MTGSALQPRWKRVLGWSGPVPRPRHGHRAVAIKELMVVFGGGNEGIVDELHVYNTATNQWFIPAVRGDIPPGCAAYGFVCDGTRLLVFGGMVEYGKYSNDLYELQASRWEWKKLKAKTHKNGPPPCPRLGHSFSLVGNKCYLFGGLANDSEDPKNNIPRYLNDLYTLELRAGSSVVGWDIPITYGVLPPPRESHTAVVYTEKDSKKSRLIIYGGMSGCRLGDLWTLDIDTLTWTKPSVNGTAPLPRSLHSATTITNKMFVFGGWVPLVMDDVKVATHEKEWKCTNTLACLNLDSMAWESVVMDTLEDNIPRARAGHCSVAINSRLYVWSGRDGYRKAWNNQVCCKDLWYLETERPHAPSRVQLVRANTNSLEVSWGAVSTADTYLLQLQKYDIPAATAVTSPALNAATSLQGNLPKGPATASPSAQNLPHTGITIVPQASSPTILPNIPRSPLAASTAHGPAILKVAAPPSGTGTSLVTVRPNQAGKSPVTVTSLLPGVRMVVPAQTAQGTPVGSSPQMSGMAALAAAAAATQKIPPSSSTVLNIPAGATLVKTMAGSTTVKMASPLMVSNPATRMLKTAAAQVGTATVSSSNSPNRPIITVHKSGTVTVAQQHQVVTTMVGGVTKTITLVKSPLTMGGSGTLTKGSLPAGTILKLVTSADGKPTTIITTSQAGGTGNKPTILNISGMSPTTTKQGTTIIKTIPMSAIMTQPGATVTSSTGKTPYTIISTKMMTTGTPGKIITTMPKLGTATGQQGLTQVVLKGAPGQPGTILHTVPMGGVRLVTPVTMSSVKPNITTLVVKGTTGVTTLGTVTGTVSSSLAGSIVASANASLATPITTLGTIATLSSQVINPTAITVSAAQTSLTTATTLSASTMSANQPTQVTLITTPSGVEAQPVQDLPVSFLASPTSEQPSSTEVGDVPGTVTMVCSNPPCETHETGTTNTATTASSDIGGVQRVCSNPPCETHETGTTNTTTTASTNMGGAMRTTTSSSPGTATGNQGPENLSTGTTFTPTTACSNMGSAQTGTVQSPKPAVGSTMCLNPPCETHETGTTNTATQSLSSMGNGQTGTVQRVCSNPPCETHETGTTSTPSQASSNMAGNQTGTAQRVCSNPPCETHETGTTNTATTATADGADSATSSTETPSTTASETTPATIQSRAITTVTQSTPAPGPSVPSILSITEGAAGSTEEPMQTDAATEGGETAMETGLSPELSEGQMGTGLSAEELAVTAAAEAAAQAAATEEAQALAIQAVLQAAQQAVMNKGDSGSTGQQAITIPIVLTQQELAALVQQQHQLQEAQAQAQAQAQAQAQAQQQGNVQALPTEGLAPADSLNDPASESNGHPSVASLLPRTSTETLAPSSTFSVASPAKLQAAVAEVANGIEGGKLNPQPAPIKTLVKKENQWFDVGIVKVTNMVVTHFFIPEDDSQVEDDSGAIPDYNQMKKMELQPGTAYKFRVAGINACGRGFFSEISAFKTCLPGFPGAPCAIKISKSPDGAHLTWEPPSVTSGKIIEYSVYLAIQSTQTAEPKASTPAQLAFMRVYCGPNPSCLVQSSSLSNAHIDYTTKPAIIFRIAARNEKGYGPATQVRWLQESSKDGASAKLAPKRPVSSPDAKAAGQKKARTDP